The Verrucomicrobiia bacterium DNA segment TGGCCTCAATCGTTATCCCCATAATGTGCTTTGAAACACCTCCGGTTTCACACCTCTAATATCAAAACTTGTGCCAGAGCCGGATAGGCGGTCTGCGTTTCAATGCGCTGTACCCCAAGAGGTTGCCGGCGGCCCAAAATAAATCCCGACTCCTTCCGACAGTTTTTCGTTTTTGTGCACAAAAATCAACCAATTTCAGCCGTTTGCCGCTTGATTTTTCACCAGCGAAATAAACAGGTCTTCCAAGGAAGGGACGATACGGCGGACCGAGTCTGCCGTTGCCCCTTTCTGGGACAACGCCTCGGCCACCGCCTTTTCCTGCATTTCTCCCTTGGCAAACGAAAGGTGCAGCTTATCCCCAAATATCTCCAGTTCCAAAAGCCCGGGCAGCCCCTCCAAACGCTCCCGCCACTGTCGGGGATTTTTAATCTTGACTTCAAACACCTCCCGCTCACTGGTGGCCTTCAACCGTTTCGGGTCGTCTAAAGCCAGAATTTTCCCATGGTGGATAAAGGCCACCCGCGAGCAGCGCTCCGCCTCGTCCATATAGGGGGTGGAAACGAAAACGGTGACCTGCTCTTCCAGCAAATCATACACGATTTCCCAAAGCTCCCGCCGCGAAACCGGGTCCACGCCGGTGGTCGGTTCGTCCAAAAACAGAATTTCCGGCGTGTGAATCAAAGCGCAGGAAAGCCCCAGCTTCTGCTTCATCCCGCCGGAAAGGTGCCGCGCCTGCCGGGAAACAAACGGCCCCAGCTTGGAAAACTGCAAAAGCCGCTTCTGCCGTTCCGCTTTTTCCCGCTGGGGAACGAGGTACAAATCGGCAAAGAAATCCAGATTTTCCTGCACGGTAAGCTCCCCGTACAAAGAGAATTTTTGCGACATATACCCGATTCGTTTCTTGATTTCCTCCGCCTGGCGGACGATGTCAAAACCCGCCACCTCCGCCGTGCCGGAGGAGGGTAAAAGAACGCCGACCAGCATCCGCATCGTCGTGGTCTTCCCCGCCCCGTCCGGCCCGACAAGCCCGAAAATTTCCCCGCGTTCGACGGAAAAGGAAAGCCCGTCCACGGCGGTCGTTTCGGCAAACTTTTTGACTAAATCTTTTACTGCAATTGCGGAAGGCATCAACTTGCAGGGGCGATCAAAATCTCCCCGTCCGCCGGCTGCCCCGGCTTGAGCTTTTCCTCCGGGTTCGGAATGGTGATTTTGACCGCAAAAACCAGCTTCACCCGCTCATCTTTTGTTTGGATATTTTTGGGGGTGAACTCGGCTACTGGTGAAATAAAGGAGACGCTCCCGGAAAATTCCTCGTCAGGATAGGAATCCACTTTGACCTTGGCCGGTTGTCCCAGTTTGACCAGCCCAACCTCCGTTTCCTTGAGATAAATTTTCAGAGTAACTTTGGACAAATCCGCCAAAGTCAAAATCGGCGAGCCGGGAAAAACCGTCTCCCCCTCTTCGGCCGTCTTTTTGATGATGCGCCCCGATATGGGCGCAAAAATTTTGGCGTTGTCCACTTGGGCCTGAATGTAGTTTTTCTGCGCCGCCGCCTGCTCCCGCGAAAACTCCAAACTCCGCACCTGGTCCCGCGCCCCGTCCACCTTGGTCTGGATATCCTCCAACTGCTGCTGGGTGGCCGAGCCGGATTTGTAAAGCGCCTCGATCCGCTTCAAGTTGTCCTCTAAATTTTTAAGATTGGTTCTGGCCTGCGCAATCTGCGCGCCGGTCATCTTGATGGTCGCCTCCGCCACTTTCAACTGGGCCGAAAGCTCCTTGTGCTCCAACTGCGCCAAAAGCTCTCCTTTGGCCACCGAATCCCCTTCCTCCTTGGTGATGACCTCAATCCGCCCCGCCAGCTTGGAGGAAATCTCCACCTCGGTCGCCTCAATCGTCCCCGACCCCGAAAGT contains these protein-coding regions:
- a CDS encoding ABC transporter ATP-binding protein, which codes for MPSAIAVKDLVKKFAETTAVDGLSFSVERGEIFGLVGPDGAGKTTTMRMLVGVLLPSSGTAEVAGFDIVRQAEEIKKRIGYMSQKFSLYGELTVQENLDFFADLYLVPQREKAERQKRLLQFSKLGPFVSRQARHLSGGMKQKLGLSCALIHTPEILFLDEPTTGVDPVSRRELWEIVYDLLEEQVTVFVSTPYMDEAERCSRVAFIHHGKILALDDPKRLKATSEREVFEVKIKNPRQWRERLEGLPGLLELEIFGDKLHLSFAKGEMQEKAVAEALSQKGATADSVRRIVPSLEDLFISLVKNQAANG
- a CDS encoding efflux RND transporter periplasmic adaptor subunit: MLKKVIPILVLAVGLLFVLIYVQLTKNSNKEGVLSGSGTIEATEVEISSKLAGRIEVITKEEGDSVAKGELLAQLEHKELSAQLKVAEATIKMTGAQIAQARTNLKNLEDNLKRIEALYKSGSATQQQLEDIQTKVDGARDQVRSLEFSREQAAAQKNYIQAQVDNAKIFAPISGRIIKKTAEEGETVFPGSPILTLADLSKVTLKIYLKETEVGLVKLGQPAKVKVDSYPDEEFSGSVSFISPVAEFTPKNIQTKDERVKLVFAVKITIPNPEEKLKPGQPADGEILIAPAS